One region of Pieris rapae chromosome Z, ilPieRapa1.1, whole genome shotgun sequence genomic DNA includes:
- the LOC111000101 gene encoding flightin-like isoform X2, translated as MWDDAVEEETKAAPAADAAPAEGVAPAEGAPPAEGAPTDGAPVADTPAPQKPEDDKPKRLVCKHWVRPKFSTYNYLYEYQKNYYDDLITYIDKRNRGLPVERPKPQTWGERALRSYYSQSYNYDVARSTKQDRYLLHHISVGAKFHRAHTKSLISRISLS; from the exons ATGTGGGATGACGCTGTAGAAGAAGAAACAAAGGCTGCACCAGCCGCTGATGCAGCTCCGGCTGAGGGTGTGGCACCCGCCGAAGGTGCGCCTCCTGCAGAAGGAGCCCCCACAGATGGTGCTCCAGTAGCTGACACCCCAGCACCTCAGAAGCCTGAAGATGACAAACCTAAGAGGCTTGTCTGTAAACATTGGGTCAG GCCGAAGTTTTCCACATACAACTATCTCTACGAATACCAAAAGAATTACTACGATGACCTGATTACCTATATTGATAAGCGTAATAGGGGCCTGCCCGTGGAGAGGCCCAAGCCCCAGACTTGGGGTGAACGTGCCCTCCGCTCTTATTACTCCCAAAGCTACAACTACGACGTCGCCCGATCAACGAAACAGGACAGATATCTTCTCCACCACATTTCTGTTGGTGCAAAGTTCCACAGAGCTCACACCAAGTCCCTTATCTCTAG GATTTCGTTATCGTGA
- the LOC111000101 gene encoding flightin-like isoform X1, giving the protein MWDDAVEEETKAAPAADAAPAEGVAPAEGAPPAEGAPTDGAPVADTPAPQKPEDDKPKRLVCKHWVRPKFSTYNYLYEYQKNYYDDLITYIDKRNRGLPVERPKPQTWGERALRSYYSQSYNYDVARSTKQDRYLLHHISVGAKFHRAHTKSLISRKYSNLGFNTVSI; this is encoded by the exons ATGTGGGATGACGCTGTAGAAGAAGAAACAAAGGCTGCACCAGCCGCTGATGCAGCTCCGGCTGAGGGTGTGGCACCCGCCGAAGGTGCGCCTCCTGCAGAAGGAGCCCCCACAGATGGTGCTCCAGTAGCTGACACCCCAGCACCTCAGAAGCCTGAAGATGACAAACCTAAGAGGCTTGTCTGTAAACATTGGGTCAG GCCGAAGTTTTCCACATACAACTATCTCTACGAATACCAAAAGAATTACTACGATGACCTGATTACCTATATTGATAAGCGTAATAGGGGCCTGCCCGTGGAGAGGCCCAAGCCCCAGACTTGGGGTGAACGTGCCCTCCGCTCTTATTACTCCCAAAGCTACAACTACGACGTCGCCCGATCAACGAAACAGGACAGATATCTTCTCCACCACATTTCTGTTGGTGCAAAGTTCCACAGAGCTCACACCAAGTCCCTTATCTCTAGGAAGTATTCTAACCTCGGATTTAACACTGTTTCTATCTAG